In Prevotella sp. oral taxon 475, one DNA window encodes the following:
- a CDS encoding outer membrane beta-barrel protein translates to MRKKLFLLAAALFLTLTASAQFEEEKVYVGGSLTGLDLNYNGNNGFSFGVQARGGYFLEDNWLVLGQVAFEHSGHKTVPDYISVGAGLRYYIVQNGLFLGANCNFVHAYHNYNDLMPGLEIGYAFFISKTVTIEPSVYYNQSFKNHADFSTVGLKLGVGIYI, encoded by the coding sequence ATGAGAAAGAAATTATTTTTGCTCGCCGCCGCTTTGTTTCTGACATTGACGGCGAGTGCTCAGTTTGAAGAAGAGAAGGTTTATGTGGGCGGATCGCTCACGGGATTGGACCTCAATTACAACGGAAACAACGGTTTCAGTTTTGGTGTCCAGGCACGTGGCGGATATTTTTTGGAAGACAATTGGCTGGTATTGGGACAAGTTGCCTTTGAACATTCGGGCCATAAGACGGTTCCCGATTATATCTCGGTCGGTGCCGGACTGCGTTATTACATCGTTCAGAATGGTCTTTTTCTTGGAGCTAATTGCAATTTTGTGCATGCCTACCACAACTATAACGACCTGATGCCGGGCCTGGAGATAGGTTATGCGTTCTTCATCAGCAAGACTGTGACAATAGAACCCTCCGTCTATTACAATCAGTCTTTTAAAAACCATGCTGATTTCTCTACCGTTGGTTTGAAATTGGGCGTAGGTATCTACATCTGA
- the truA gene encoding tRNA pseudouridine(38-40) synthase TruA: MTQRYFIYFSYDGTAYHGWQIQPNGHSVQAELQRALSLILRQSIEVTAAGRTDAGVHARVMVAHFDLNSASPANLSEWLYKLNRVLPRDITVTRLQPVAADMHARFSAKWRTYHYYIHLDRDPFVRFYSYALHHAPDFHEMNRAASLLTETADFGAFCKSHSDAKTTLCQVREARWIQLTPTRWYFRISANRFLRNMVRAVVGTLLDVGSGKLTREEFAAVLASKSRSCAGESVPGHALFLEEIEY, from the coding sequence ATGACACAGCGATACTTCATTTACTTTTCTTACGACGGAACGGCCTATCACGGTTGGCAGATTCAGCCCAACGGGCACTCCGTACAAGCCGAATTGCAACGAGCACTCTCCCTGATTCTTCGTCAGTCCATCGAGGTGACTGCCGCCGGACGCACCGACGCGGGCGTGCATGCCCGAGTGATGGTAGCGCATTTCGACCTCAACAGCGCATCACCCGCCAACCTCTCTGAGTGGCTTTATAAGCTCAATCGAGTGTTGCCCCGCGACATCACCGTCACACGTCTGCAACCCGTAGCCGCCGATATGCATGCCCGTTTCAGTGCGAAATGGCGAACCTATCATTATTATATCCATCTCGACCGCGACCCCTTCGTTCGTTTCTATTCCTATGCACTGCACCATGCGCCCGACTTTCACGAGATGAACCGTGCTGCCAGCCTTCTTACCGAAACGGCAGACTTCGGAGCTTTCTGCAAAAGTCATTCGGATGCCAAGACCACCCTTTGCCAAGTACGCGAGGCCCGTTGGATTCAGCTCACCCCTACCCGATGGTATTTCCGCATCAGTGCCAATCGTTTTCTACGCAACATGGTGCGTGCTGTGGTAGGTACGCTACTCGATGTGGGCTCGGGAAAACTCACCCGGGAAGAATTTGCTGCTGTACTGGCCTCAAAGTCTCGTAGTTGCGCAGGCGAATCGGTTCCCGGTCACGCCCTCTTTCTTGAAGAAATAGAATATTAA
- a CDS encoding ComEC/Rec2 family competence protein, translated as MFRPNGVIQLFPLMRIALMLVLGIIAGDAFSSFIPSTAWLVLFVLSLILFMLTRNRPLTASTAILMATGMMGGWLVTCQRADLNNCPLDEPLRYTAIVTDEPSLHGKVLQCRLLVLETNADQRCEPFAIRASILRDTLTGRWRTLAQGSTIVGQSVLSRRFHRSPSMRFRLDRWMAAHRLKATTFLHARAWQSTQLTPNQEARIPVWERLHLYLSNYRKRLIAQTWNRKMSSENRALLEAMVLGEKSKLSHAQREAYSIAGVSHILALSGLHLGIIYTVLSLIFSFLFRRVDSNSWTALGVQSILTASIWGYVFLVGMPPGAVRSAVMLTIYSAVSLLQRDKMSVNALSLAALMMLIGNPMLLWDISFQLSFAAVLAIFVFHPPLQAFARRNEWPGIVTALWNFICVSLAAQMGTAPLVMHYFGRFSTYFLFANLLFIPLATALLYTSLLVILLQSLSIAQLGDVLLSLSDLLTTAMNHSATYLSSLPYASLEYPSFNATQTFLVYLLMGSLYILIYRSHQMLRSIRNLRKLSNT; from the coding sequence ATGTTTCGTCCCAATGGCGTCATCCAGCTATTCCCACTGATGCGCATCGCTTTGATGCTCGTCTTGGGAATCATAGCGGGCGACGCCTTTTCTTCTTTCATCCCTTCGACAGCATGGCTAGTGTTGTTCGTTCTCTCTCTAATCCTTTTTATGCTGACAAGAAATCGCCCACTGACAGCCAGTACGGCGATACTGATGGCGACAGGAATGATGGGTGGTTGGCTCGTCACATGCCAGAGGGCCGATCTCAACAATTGTCCCCTGGACGAACCGCTCAGATACACCGCCATCGTAACCGATGAACCCAGCCTTCACGGCAAAGTGCTGCAATGCAGACTGCTGGTGTTGGAGACGAATGCCGATCAACGTTGCGAGCCTTTTGCCATCCGTGCCTCCATCCTCCGCGATACACTAACGGGCAGGTGGCGCACACTGGCACAGGGTTCCACCATCGTGGGGCAGTCCGTCCTCAGTCGTCGCTTCCATCGTTCCCCCTCCATGCGCTTTCGGTTAGACCGCTGGATGGCCGCCCATCGACTCAAGGCCACCACCTTTCTTCATGCTCGGGCCTGGCAATCGACACAACTCACCCCCAACCAAGAGGCGCGAATCCCCGTTTGGGAGCGACTGCATCTATATCTCTCCAATTACAGAAAACGATTGATTGCCCAGACCTGGAATAGGAAGATGAGCAGCGAAAACCGCGCCCTGCTTGAGGCGATGGTACTCGGCGAGAAATCCAAGCTCTCTCATGCCCAACGAGAAGCCTACAGCATTGCCGGAGTTTCGCACATCCTGGCCTTGTCAGGTCTGCATTTAGGCATCATCTATACCGTTCTCTCGCTTATCTTCTCATTTCTTTTCCGCCGAGTTGACTCCAACAGTTGGACAGCCTTAGGGGTTCAGAGTATTCTCACGGCCTCCATCTGGGGCTACGTCTTCTTAGTGGGAATGCCACCCGGAGCCGTTCGTTCGGCCGTGATGCTCACCATCTACTCCGCCGTTTCATTACTTCAGCGCGACAAAATGTCGGTCAATGCCCTATCCCTTGCCGCCCTTATGATGCTCATCGGAAACCCGATGCTGTTGTGGGACATCAGCTTCCAACTCTCCTTCGCCGCCGTTCTCGCCATCTTTGTGTTTCATCCACCGCTCCAAGCCTTTGCCCGGCGGAACGAATGGCCCGGCATTGTCACCGCTCTCTGGAATTTCATTTGCGTATCGCTTGCAGCACAAATGGGCACAGCCCCGCTGGTCATGCACTATTTCGGCAGATTCTCCACCTACTTTCTCTTTGCCAATCTCCTCTTCATTCCCCTGGCCACCGCGTTGCTCTACACATCCCTGCTCGTGATTCTCTTGCAGAGTCTGTCCATAGCGCAACTCGGCGACGTTCTTCTCTCCCTCTCCGATCTCCTGACAACAGCGATGAACCATTCTGCCACCTACCTTTCCTCCCTACCCTATGCCTCTCTCGAATATCCATCTTTCAACGCCACGCAAACCTTCCTGGTCTATCTCCTCATGGGGAGTCTATACATCCTCATTTATCGCAGCCATCAAATGCTTCGGTCGATCCGCAATCTAAGAAAACTATCCAACACATAA